From the genome of Bradyrhizobium elkanii USDA 76, one region includes:
- a CDS encoding efflux RND transporter periplasmic adaptor subunit yields the protein MVKEFTKRMQSFSRPRLVVAAALLAVACAGAYGYTRFGTEKQTSSEVSSQSRKGGARYAPSAAEWASLTFQTVSERTFRSELVTEGKIGIDEDRSTPVYSPYTGRVTRLMVRPGDAVVKGQPLFVIEAADTVQAQNDYVAAMTGLNKAQSALDLAQIQEKRAKDLSEGKAIPLKDYQQAQAALVQAQNDARSAQTLLEAAQNKLRILGFSDDDITTLRQKGRLNPETTVFAPIGGTVVQRKAGPGQYVSTGASDPVYVIGDLSTVWLIAFVRESDADSVAVGQDLTFSVMALPGKVLNARVNYVAAAIDATSRRLLVRATIDNADKRLKPEMFANVTLYSKGDHPAVGVPKQALIYEGDQVRVWVARPDDKTIELRQIKPGLINGDLVEVAGNLKPGEQIVTKGSLFIDRAASGT from the coding sequence ATGGTGAAAGAGTTTACCAAGAGAATGCAGAGCTTTAGCCGCCCGCGCCTGGTCGTGGCCGCGGCGCTGCTGGCGGTTGCCTGCGCGGGTGCCTATGGCTACACGCGTTTCGGCACGGAAAAGCAGACATCTTCGGAAGTCTCCAGCCAGTCCCGCAAGGGCGGCGCGCGCTATGCGCCGTCGGCGGCCGAGTGGGCCAGCCTGACCTTCCAGACCGTGAGCGAGCGCACCTTCCGCTCCGAGCTGGTGACCGAGGGCAAGATCGGCATCGATGAGGACCGCTCCACCCCGGTCTACTCGCCCTACACCGGGCGCGTCACCCGCCTCATGGTGCGGCCGGGCGATGCCGTGGTGAAGGGCCAGCCGCTGTTCGTGATCGAGGCGGCCGACACCGTGCAGGCGCAGAACGATTACGTCGCGGCGATGACCGGCCTCAACAAGGCACAGTCGGCGCTCGACCTGGCGCAGATTCAGGAGAAGCGCGCCAAGGATCTGTCCGAGGGCAAGGCGATCCCGCTGAAGGATTATCAGCAGGCGCAGGCGGCGCTGGTGCAGGCGCAGAACGATGCGCGCTCGGCGCAGACGCTTTTGGAAGCGGCGCAGAACAAGCTGCGCATCCTCGGCTTCAGCGACGACGACATCACGACGCTGCGACAGAAGGGCCGCCTCAATCCGGAGACGACGGTGTTCGCGCCGATCGGCGGCACCGTGGTTCAGCGCAAGGCCGGTCCGGGCCAGTATGTCTCGACCGGCGCCAGCGACCCGGTCTACGTGATTGGTGATCTGTCGACCGTCTGGCTGATCGCCTTTGTCCGCGAATCCGACGCCGACAGCGTCGCGGTCGGGCAGGACCTCACTTTCAGCGTGATGGCGCTGCCGGGCAAGGTGCTGAACGCCCGGGTCAACTATGTCGCCGCGGCGATCGACGCGACCTCGCGCCGGCTCCTGGTCCGCGCCACCATCGACAACGCCGACAAGCGGTTGAAGCCCGAGATGTTCGCCAATGTGACGCTGTATTCGAAGGGCGATCATCCGGCGGTCGGCGTGCCGAAGCAGGCGCTGATCTACGAGGGTGATCAGGTTCGGGTCTGGGTCGCGAGGCCCGACGACAAGACCATCGAACTGCGCCAGATCAAGCCCGGCCTCATCAATGGCGACCTCGTCGAGGTCGCCGGCAACCTCAAGCCGGGCGAGCAGATCGTGACGAAGGGAAGCCTCTTCATCGACCGCGCCGCATCAGGCACCTAA